The window CAGGGGCCGTGCCGGTACCCGATCATCTCCAGGGTCGTGCGGACCACGTGGTACAGCTCGTCGCGCTCCTCGTCGGACAGCGGCACCGGGAAGGTGTGCCCGCACTCGATGTAGGCGGGGTCGCCGAAGAGGTCCTTGGACGTCACACCGAAGACATGGGTGTGCCCGTCCACGGTCATCGTCTCGACGCTGACCTCCACCCCCTCGACGTACTGCTCCAGCAGCACGTCACCGCTGCGCGGCTGGCCGCGCAGGCTGTGCCGGACGGCGGAGAGCTCCTCCCACGCCTCGACCAGGCCCGTCATGTCGTCGACCCGGCGGACCCCGTAACTGATGGCCTCCGCCGGGGGTTTGGCGATCATCGGGAAGCCGAGACGGCGGGCGGCCTCGTCGAGCTGGCTCCGGTGGCCGACCAGTACGTGGGGGATGTTGAAGGGCTGGTCGCCGAGCGCGATCCGCAGGTGGTCCTTGATGTTCGCCGTGCGCACCGCGGCGGGATCGGGACCGGGCAGCCCGAGACGCCGGGCGGCCAGGGCGGCGAGTTCGGTGTGGTAGTCGGAGAACGACGTGACGCCGTCCACCAGGGGCGCACCGTCGTCCCCCGTGACGACGGCGAGCACCGCGTCGAGGTCCGTGGTGTCGACGTCGATCACCCGGTCCACGATGGCCAGCGGGTGGGTGTCCCAGTCGTGCCCGTGGGTGTACCAGGACCGGTCACCCGTCAGCAGCCACACTTCGAGGCCGTGTTCCTGCGCCTGCTTCAGACCGAGGACGAAGGGGTGGTTCTGCATGTGCTCGACGATCGCGATCCGCTTCCCGGCGAACCTCGCGTAGTCGGCCAGAGGTGTTGTCATCGGACGCCTCCCGTGTGGGTGATGTGCAATCGACCGGTTCCGGGTTCTCGGGGATCAGTTGAACCGTCCCCGGGCCGGCCGTGCCATGCCCCGGGCGGCAGGACGCATAGGCGGCGGGCGAGGCGCATAGGA is drawn from Streptomyces sp. NBC_00178 and contains these coding sequences:
- a CDS encoding ATP-grasp domain-containing protein, translating into MTTPLADYARFAGKRIAIVEHMQNHPFVLGLKQAQEHGLEVWLLTGDRSWYTHGHDWDTHPLAIVDRVIDVDTTDLDAVLAVVTGDDGAPLVDGVTSFSDYHTELAALAARRLGLPGPDPAAVRTANIKDHLRIALGDQPFNIPHVLVGHRSQLDEAARRLGFPMIAKPPAEAISYGVRRVDDMTGLVEAWEELSAVRHSLRGQPRSGDVLLEQYVEGVEVSVETMTVDGHTHVFGVTSKDLFGDPAYIECGHTFPVPLSDEERDELYHVVRTTLEMIGYRHGPCHTEVRRTESGWRIIEANPRTPSSCMTMLVTDVTGRSPILDAWLLTIGVTPPIEPVVHNGGAAVRMIYPARRGTLARIDGLEAAEAVENVQVLLHVEKGDHLLQRMDNSSCVGFTYCNGPDRVAAQELADKAAALLDFVVEEDLR